In a genomic window of Saccharothrix sp. HUAS TT1:
- a CDS encoding M23 family metallopeptidase, with amino-acid sequence MLEEAVDRASTRTVSTHRLPPPPSALRGRIVVAAVAVGAFAAAGAGQTLHALGSDSPSSADEVTPLANAAEGAAAFGVGGSGPASPQVLPVAKTVDPAAEAQKLVKSQHISETREAEEAEAKRPKFARPAAGLFTSGYGGRWGEMHYGIDIAGPIGTPILSAADGVVIEAGQASGFGLWVKVEHDDGSVTVYGHVDTYSVRKGQRVLAGEQIARMGNRGFSTGPHLHFEVWNAEGKKINPLGWLNAKGISV; translated from the coding sequence GTGCTCGAAGAAGCGGTCGACCGCGCGTCGACCCGCACGGTGAGCACGCACCGGCTCCCGCCACCGCCCTCGGCGCTGCGCGGCCGGATCGTGGTCGCCGCCGTCGCCGTCGGCGCCTTCGCCGCCGCAGGCGCCGGGCAGACGCTCCACGCGCTCGGCTCCGACTCGCCGTCCTCCGCCGACGAGGTCACCCCGCTGGCCAACGCCGCCGAAGGCGCTGCCGCGTTCGGCGTCGGCGGCTCCGGCCCCGCGTCCCCGCAGGTCCTGCCCGTCGCCAAGACGGTCGACCCGGCGGCCGAGGCGCAGAAGCTCGTCAAGAGCCAGCACATCAGCGAGACCCGCGAGGCCGAGGAAGCCGAGGCCAAGCGGCCGAAGTTCGCCCGCCCCGCCGCCGGCCTGTTCACGTCCGGCTACGGCGGCCGCTGGGGCGAGATGCACTACGGCATCGACATCGCGGGCCCCATCGGCACGCCGATCCTGTCCGCAGCGGATGGTGTCGTGATCGAGGCCGGTCAGGCAAGTGGTTTTGGCCTGTGGGTCAAGGTCGAGCACGACGACGGCTCGGTGACCGTGTACGGCCACGTGGACACCTACTCGGTGCGCAAGGGCCAGCGGGTCCTGGCGGGCGAGCAGATCGCCCGGATGGGCAACCGCGGCTTCTCCACCGGCCCGCACCTGCACTTCGAGGTGTGGAACGCGGAGGGCAAGAAGATCAACCCGCTGGGCTGGCTGAACGCCAAGGGCATCAGCGTCTGA